One genomic window of Candidatus Pseudobacter hemicellulosilyticus includes the following:
- a CDS encoding TonB-dependent receptor, whose protein sequence is MNRSTCLTLSRRLYLVLFFLCAFGPFAVAQSGAGIISGRVTDIDGTPLPGASVQLKGTSTGVASNQTGNYSFFGLNAGKHNIVVSYMGFDTKDTTVDLAAGQSLVLNFLLSTGKTGLRTVLVTASREGQAKALNQQRIADNIKQVISADLMGRFPDLNVAEALQRLPGVTIGRNKGEGATIQLRGTPGGFTNINVNGEQIMGTSESGERNASLDGYSVDVLSSMEVVKTLTPDLDGDAIAGVVNLKTPVAAGLKPRISADGGLGYNGLREKLNGIGNFSYGQRFFANAKNQNGALGLILNGSYYQTKNGYDALQAEVWELVKWNGGADSTYFPTDTRFIYYDATRIRKGASATLDYTFGPNANIVANVMYNNLNDENTRFRKRSRMRADSRLIREDDGTWTHSRGTAYSEAKDQVENTDNINYSLEGEVRTGKWKIDGGAFYTQSKFTNEAQSYNFITGRVPLELTDWNTDYIMMTGADWKNDASLYSFNTANGMEADYFNTKGSNVTGRMNFTLDYGQSGSGQLKFGAKYKRMKNQRWRPNEYASWDYTGAAADGALSNFIGSSNLSSDMLDGNFDFGYPVDRDKAKAFFEANRGTNFAMNTNTVRVSTDTYFYDAMEEVTSAYVMNRVQLDKLMFLAGVRAEWTSVNYDGNIVEIDAAGLHTATSPINKTNTYVNILPNVQVKYDLTSSSLVRAALTYGYSRPTFTQLVPGRIINIAGMTIEDGNPDLKPAFSTNFDLMFEKYLKNLGILSAGVFYKKIDEFQYRNVITLTGDEFEGATAYQGYRWGRTLNGDVANVYGVELNAQSNLTFLPGVLKGITVMANYTWAYSNADAQERKDLRLPGQAVNTANGSLSWAYKGFTIQGNLNFNDKYTMLLGANDDTDPIRDSRVQIDANSSYRINKHFTVYVEAVNLTNAPQRTFLGVENRIYGKQYYGTWGRMGVKFRL, encoded by the coding sequence ATGAATCGATCAACTTGCTTAACCCTCAGCCGGAGACTGTACCTGGTATTGTTCTTCCTCTGTGCCTTTGGCCCTTTTGCGGTTGCCCAGAGCGGCGCCGGCATCATCAGCGGCCGCGTAACCGATATTGATGGCACGCCATTGCCCGGGGCTTCCGTCCAACTGAAAGGGACCAGCACAGGCGTGGCTTCCAATCAGACGGGTAACTATTCCTTTTTCGGGCTCAATGCCGGAAAGCACAACATTGTTGTGAGCTATATGGGCTTTGATACAAAGGATACAACGGTTGACTTGGCTGCGGGCCAGTCGCTGGTCCTTAACTTCCTCCTGAGTACCGGGAAAACCGGTCTCCGCACCGTACTGGTGACCGCCTCCCGGGAAGGCCAGGCCAAGGCCCTGAACCAGCAACGTATTGCCGATAATATCAAACAGGTGATCTCTGCCGACCTGATGGGCCGCTTCCCGGACCTCAACGTGGCCGAGGCCCTGCAGCGTTTGCCGGGTGTGACCATCGGTCGCAACAAAGGCGAAGGCGCTACCATCCAGCTGCGGGGTACCCCCGGCGGCTTCACCAATATCAACGTGAATGGTGAGCAGATCATGGGTACTTCTGAGTCCGGTGAGCGGAACGCTTCCCTGGACGGCTATTCCGTGGATGTGCTTTCTTCTATGGAAGTGGTGAAAACACTCACGCCCGACCTGGATGGCGATGCCATTGCCGGTGTAGTGAACCTCAAAACACCTGTGGCCGCCGGCCTCAAGCCCCGCATCTCTGCGGATGGCGGTCTGGGTTATAACGGCCTGCGCGAAAAGCTCAATGGCATCGGCAACTTCAGCTATGGCCAGCGCTTTTTTGCCAACGCAAAGAACCAGAACGGCGCCCTGGGCCTGATCCTGAATGGCAGCTACTACCAGACAAAAAATGGTTATGACGCCCTCCAGGCAGAAGTATGGGAACTGGTAAAATGGAATGGTGGCGCAGACTCCACCTATTTCCCAACCGATACCCGTTTTATCTACTATGACGCTACCCGTATCCGCAAAGGCGCTTCTGCCACCCTGGACTACACATTTGGCCCCAATGCCAATATCGTGGCCAACGTCATGTACAATAACCTCAATGATGAAAATACCCGTTTCCGCAAGCGTTCCCGGATGCGTGCGGACAGCAGGCTGATCCGTGAAGACGACGGCACCTGGACCCATTCCCGCGGCACTGCCTACAGTGAAGCCAAGGACCAGGTAGAGAATACAGACAATATCAACTACAGCCTGGAAGGGGAGGTGAGGACCGGCAAATGGAAGATAGATGGCGGCGCTTTCTATACGCAGTCTAAATTCACCAATGAGGCCCAATCGTATAACTTCATCACCGGTCGTGTCCCCCTGGAACTGACAGATTGGAATACGGATTATATTATGATGACCGGGGCCGACTGGAAAAATGACGCTTCCCTTTACTCCTTTAATACTGCCAATGGCATGGAAGCGGATTACTTCAATACCAAGGGCAGCAATGTGACCGGCAGGATGAACTTTACCCTGGACTATGGTCAGAGTGGAAGCGGTCAGCTGAAATTCGGCGCCAAATACAAAAGGATGAAGAACCAGCGCTGGCGCCCGAATGAGTATGCTTCCTGGGATTATACCGGCGCCGCAGCTGATGGCGCGCTGAGCAATTTCATCGGCAGTTCCAACCTGTCTTCCGACATGCTGGACGGTAATTTTGATTTTGGCTATCCTGTAGACCGTGATAAGGCCAAAGCCTTCTTTGAAGCCAACAGGGGCACCAACTTCGCTATGAACACCAATACCGTTCGCGTGAGTACCGATACGTATTTCTATGATGCCATGGAAGAAGTGACCTCGGCCTATGTCATGAACAGGGTTCAGCTGGACAAGCTGATGTTCCTGGCCGGTGTACGCGCTGAATGGACTTCTGTGAACTATGATGGCAATATCGTGGAAATAGATGCAGCCGGGCTGCACACCGCCACGTCTCCCATCAACAAGACCAATACCTACGTGAATATCCTGCCCAACGTGCAGGTGAAATATGATCTTACCAGCAGCTCCCTGGTACGTGCCGCCCTCACGTATGGCTATTCCCGTCCCACTTTCACTCAGCTGGTTCCCGGCCGTATCATCAATATTGCCGGTATGACCATTGAGGATGGTAACCCTGATCTGAAGCCGGCCTTCTCTACCAACTTCGACCTGATGTTTGAAAAATACCTGAAGAACCTGGGTATCCTTTCTGCCGGGGTGTTCTACAAGAAGATCGATGAGTTCCAGTACCGGAACGTGATCACCCTCACCGGTGATGAGTTTGAAGGCGCTACCGCCTACCAGGGTTATCGCTGGGGCCGGACCCTGAACGGGGATGTGGCCAATGTGTACGGCGTAGAGCTGAATGCACAGTCTAACCTCACCTTCCTGCCCGGTGTCCTGAAAGGCATCACTGTTATGGCCAACTATACCTGGGCCTATTCCAATGCCGACGCTCAGGAACGTAAGGACCTGCGCCTGCCCGGTCAGGCCGTGAACACTGCCAACGGCTCTTTATCCTGGGCCTACAAAGGCTTTACTATCCAGGGTAACCTGAACTTCAACGACAAATATACCATGCTGCTGGGCGCTAATGATGATACCGATCCTATCCGCGACAGCCGCGTACAGATTGACGCCAACAGCAGCTACCGCATCAACAAACATTTCACTGTTTACGTGGAAGCTGTGAACCTGACCAACGCCCCGCAAAGGACCTTCCTGGGAGTGGAGAACAGGATCTATGGCAAACAGTACTATGGCACCTGGGGCCGTATGGGTGTCAAATTCAGGTTATAA
- a CDS encoding glycoside hydrolase family 20 zincin-like fold domain-containing protein, whose product MNLRMPILVICLLLLAAAGRAEVPILPVPQHVVETGRPLEYNAHLLLEGKGLEPAALQRLQAHWQNTTGRMAVKYAQASTTTIQLLILGKDAAADQPVNRALPGYARQIGTEGYLLILTATQKIIAAYTETGLFYGLQSLRQLTRSGHDQELLVADWPSFAHRVVFDDISRGPISTISFIKDQIRRLAEIKINYLSFYIEHVVQTAAYPDFAPENGRLTIADIRELSAYAAQYHMQLIGSFQSFGHFEKILAQPKYRPMGATNTMVDPMNPEARRFLASVIGELCEAFSAPFFNVNSDETFDLGKGTSKPYVDSMGAGPFYASHLRFLYDVVKKHNKRMMMWGDIALQHEEILDSLPKDIIYLSWEYGNPASFDKWTQPFKKRGLEFMVCPGILNSYRLFPDVTMAGANIDGFARAGKASGATGVFTTIWDDGGASFFSGDWFPVYKAAEKSWNLQASFNEGFNERYTRIAYGSNETAYVQALQTLMQLRKLPMTFNLNDNVWYQKLLPDSGRRLLLNTADVPAVRSIAEQAAAYLATASARWHAADLQTLRFSIDQYQLIADTRALMPELAQQYKAAQELAVVSPAKAIRTLEQGRIPVQQLQARYRQLKEQFRTIWLQENQAYWLNVPLAVFDEKIADLQELLNRWQQAQSAIRTRRPMPDALSARMAISATWYTYFQNWLLCGPFSPENGQAPPFLYDPGTKDQKPPKPGDIIVYKEQSYRWMKYASPNGGITQLEDFYPKAAAGDIAYAYCSLTADSAQQVNAFVGSSNGLELFCNGQPLLTADGQSASADNEAGPNKKNNPGKEASPDKETGVILSLQPGINHILFRFPKASADWAFTFRLDPALSVTNSKHKFYLNPKTGNHDAE is encoded by the coding sequence ATGAACCTACGTATGCCCATATTGGTTATCTGCCTGCTTTTACTGGCTGCTGCCGGCAGGGCAGAAGTACCCATACTGCCTGTGCCACAGCATGTGGTGGAAACCGGCCGGCCGCTGGAATATAATGCACACCTGCTGCTGGAAGGGAAGGGGCTGGAACCTGCCGCCTTACAGCGTTTGCAGGCGCACTGGCAGAATACCACCGGCCGGATGGCTGTAAAATATGCCCAGGCTTCTACCACTACTATCCAGCTGCTGATCCTTGGTAAGGATGCCGCTGCCGATCAACCCGTCAATAGGGCATTGCCGGGTTATGCCCGGCAGATAGGGACAGAGGGTTACCTGCTGATCCTGACAGCCACACAGAAAATAATAGCAGCCTATACGGAAACAGGATTGTTTTACGGGCTGCAATCGCTGCGGCAATTGACCCGATCGGGGCATGATCAGGAATTGCTGGTGGCCGACTGGCCCTCTTTTGCACACCGGGTGGTATTTGATGATATCAGTCGCGGCCCTATCTCCACCATATCCTTTATCAAAGACCAGATCCGCCGACTGGCCGAAATCAAGATCAATTATCTCTCTTTCTATATTGAGCATGTGGTACAGACGGCCGCTTACCCGGATTTTGCCCCGGAGAACGGCCGGCTCACCATCGCGGATATCAGGGAGCTGTCGGCCTATGCCGCACAATACCATATGCAGCTAATAGGTTCGTTCCAATCCTTTGGCCATTTTGAAAAGATCCTGGCCCAGCCAAAATACCGGCCGATGGGCGCTACCAATACTATGGTGGACCCCATGAACCCCGAGGCCCGCAGATTCCTGGCCAGTGTGATCGGCGAGCTATGTGAAGCGTTCTCTGCGCCTTTCTTTAATGTGAACAGTGATGAGACCTTTGATCTGGGCAAGGGTACTTCCAAACCATATGTAGACAGCATGGGCGCGGGTCCTTTTTATGCCAGCCACCTGCGCTTTCTATATGACGTGGTGAAGAAGCACAATAAGCGCATGATGATGTGGGGAGATATTGCCCTGCAGCATGAGGAGATCCTCGACAGCCTGCCCAAAGACATTATCTACCTCAGCTGGGAATACGGTAATCCGGCCAGCTTCGATAAATGGACACAGCCTTTCAAAAAACGCGGACTGGAGTTTATGGTCTGCCCGGGCATCCTCAATTCCTACCGGCTCTTCCCGGATGTGACCATGGCCGGCGCCAATATAGATGGCTTTGCCCGTGCCGGCAAGGCCAGTGGCGCTACCGGTGTGTTCACCACTATCTGGGATGACGGCGGCGCCAGTTTCTTTTCAGGTGATTGGTTCCCGGTGTACAAGGCCGCTGAGAAAAGCTGGAACCTGCAAGCCAGTTTCAATGAGGGTTTCAACGAGCGCTATACCCGGATAGCCTATGGCAGTAATGAAACGGCCTATGTGCAGGCGCTGCAAACCCTGATGCAGTTGCGCAAGCTGCCGATGACCTTTAACCTGAACGATAATGTCTGGTACCAGAAATTATTGCCGGATAGCGGCAGGCGCCTGCTGCTCAATACAGCTGATGTGCCCGCTGTCCGCAGCATTGCGGAACAGGCGGCTGCTTACCTGGCAACGGCCTCCGCCAGATGGCATGCTGCTGACCTCCAGACATTGCGTTTCAGTATCGACCAATACCAACTCATTGCTGATACCCGCGCCCTGATGCCGGAACTGGCCCAGCAATACAAAGCCGCACAGGAACTGGCTGTTGTCAGTCCTGCCAAGGCCATCCGGACGCTGGAGCAGGGCCGCATCCCCGTGCAGCAATTGCAGGCAAGATACCGCCAGCTGAAAGAGCAGTTCCGCACCATCTGGCTACAGGAAAACCAGGCCTACTGGCTCAATGTGCCGCTGGCAGTTTTTGATGAAAAGATAGCCGACCTCCAGGAGCTGCTGAACAGGTGGCAACAGGCACAGTCCGCCATCCGCACCCGCAGGCCCATGCCTGATGCGCTGTCGGCCAGGATGGCCATCAGCGCCACCTGGTATACCTATTTCCAGAACTGGCTGCTCTGCGGTCCTTTTTCTCCGGAGAACGGACAAGCCCCGCCCTTTCTCTATGATCCGGGCACCAAAGACCAGAAGCCGCCCAAGCCCGGTGATATCATTGTATACAAAGAGCAATCCTACCGCTGGATGAAATATGCTTCGCCCAACGGCGGCATTACACAGCTGGAAGATTTCTATCCAAAGGCGGCAGCAGGAGACATTGCCTATGCATACTGTTCGCTTACAGCGGACAGCGCCCAGCAGGTAAATGCGTTTGTGGGCAGCAGCAATGGCCTGGAGCTGTTCTGCAATGGTCAGCCCCTGCTGACTGCAGACGGCCAGTCTGCCAGCGCTGATAACGAAGCTGGCCCCAACAAAAAGAATAACCCCGGCAAAGAAGCCAGTCCCGACAAAGAGACCGGCGTCATTTTATCCTTACAGCCCGGTATCAACCATATCCTGTTCCGGTTTCCGAAGGCATCGGCCGACTGGGCCTTTACTTTCCGGCTGGACCCGGCCCTGTCAGTGACCAATTCAAAACATAAATTCTACCTGAATCCAAAAACAGGAAATCATGATGCGGAGTAA
- a CDS encoding glucosamine-6-phosphate deaminase — protein MKETTVDSLRVSIYDTRQQMGEAAAAQAADQIRQLLTTKEEVNIIFAAAPSQNEFLEALLHEKIDWQKVNAFHMDEYLGLEKGASQHFGYWLKEMIFGKLPFKEVFYLDGQTDRPEEECARYRALLEQHPIDLVAMGIGENTHLAFNDPHVADFSDPYLVKVVDLDDACKQQQVNDGCFGRPEEVPTYAFTLTIPALLSATYVYCMVPGRNKATAVRHTLTDAISELYPSTILRKHPNALLFLDKDSAAQIVTAEADVQ, from the coding sequence ATGAAGGAGACCACGGTGGACAGCTTACGCGTTAGTATATATGATACCAGGCAGCAGATGGGGGAGGCGGCAGCAGCTCAGGCGGCTGACCAGATCCGGCAGCTGCTGACAACAAAAGAGGAAGTGAATATCATCTTTGCCGCTGCCCCTTCGCAGAATGAATTCCTGGAAGCGTTGCTACATGAGAAAATCGACTGGCAAAAGGTCAATGCCTTTCACATGGATGAATACCTGGGCCTGGAAAAAGGCGCCTCGCAGCATTTCGGCTACTGGCTGAAGGAAATGATCTTCGGTAAGCTGCCTTTTAAGGAAGTGTTTTACCTGGACGGTCAGACCGACCGCCCTGAAGAAGAATGCGCCCGCTACCGCGCCCTGCTGGAACAGCATCCTATTGACCTGGTGGCCATGGGCATTGGCGAGAATACGCACCTGGCCTTCAATGACCCGCATGTGGCGGATTTCAGCGATCCCTACCTGGTAAAAGTGGTGGACCTGGACGATGCCTGCAAACAGCAGCAGGTCAATGACGGCTGTTTCGGCAGGCCGGAAGAAGTGCCCACCTATGCATTTACCCTTACCATCCCAGCCCTTCTCAGCGCTACTTACGTATATTGTATGGTGCCGGGACGGAACAAGGCTACAGCGGTGCGGCATACCTTAACGGACGCCATCTCCGAACTGTACCCTTCCACTATCCTCCGTAAACACCCGAATGCCCTGCTGTTCCTGGACAAGGACAGTGCAGCGCAGATAGTGACGGCGGAAGCGGATGTACAATAA
- a CDS encoding AGE family epimerase/isomerase, whose protein sequence is MMRSKLLICSFTALLSTTIATHSSAQAPAQSPPKKEELLEAINGCARYVADVILDEEGKSRCDYNLTEGKWFEYEIPWHTGQAVYSLLAAYKATGKQEWLTAAKRGGDWWISMEIKDHPKLKGMVAASHGDVIGGENYVFATVSDGTPGIYELSRVTKDKKYAQVATNAARWMMKNMYYPEKGVCYDVVDAKTGEVQKEKSPFWEVQGKKDQQLFDVSRPNTEGWLFKDAYEFSGDKAFKDAFLVLCNSLVDLQGPEGLWMMFMPNTAAVQSFHPRFNLWYAESLLEAYDMTKDKKYLESAAKVARVHAHAQQKDGTLFYEHFLNGQAPDEGSICGSGVAFSGILWMRLAKYGYTEFNDNIERSARWLVRNRYAADHPDPNLRGGVIETRARSKKGKIWLVNRDIATSFGIRFLVDYLHYKYN, encoded by the coding sequence ATGATGCGGAGTAAACTATTGATCTGTTCATTCACTGCGCTGCTCAGTACAACGATTGCCACCCATAGCAGTGCGCAGGCGCCCGCACAGTCGCCACCGAAGAAAGAGGAATTGCTGGAAGCTATCAACGGCTGTGCCCGTTATGTAGCTGATGTGATCCTTGATGAGGAAGGGAAATCGCGCTGCGATTATAACCTCACCGAAGGCAAATGGTTTGAATACGAGATCCCCTGGCATACCGGTCAGGCCGTGTATAGCCTGCTGGCCGCTTATAAGGCCACTGGCAAACAGGAATGGCTGACGGCGGCTAAAAGGGGAGGCGACTGGTGGATCAGCATGGAGATCAAAGACCATCCCAAGCTCAAAGGCATGGTGGCCGCCAGCCATGGTGATGTGATCGGTGGAGAGAACTATGTCTTCGCCACCGTATCCGATGGCACCCCTGGCATCTATGAGCTGTCGCGCGTCACCAAAGACAAAAAGTATGCACAGGTAGCTACCAACGCCGCCCGCTGGATGATGAAGAACATGTACTATCCCGAAAAAGGAGTTTGCTATGATGTGGTGGACGCAAAGACCGGCGAAGTGCAGAAAGAGAAAAGTCCTTTCTGGGAAGTACAGGGGAAAAAAGACCAGCAGCTTTTTGATGTGTCCCGGCCCAATACGGAAGGCTGGCTCTTTAAAGATGCGTATGAGTTCTCGGGCGATAAAGCTTTCAAAGATGCTTTCCTGGTACTCTGCAACAGCCTCGTGGACCTGCAGGGGCCTGAAGGATTATGGATGATGTTCATGCCCAATACAGCGGCAGTGCAGTCGTTCCATCCCCGCTTCAACCTCTGGTATGCAGAGTCGCTGCTGGAAGCCTATGATATGACCAAAGACAAAAAATACCTGGAGTCCGCCGCCAAAGTGGCCCGGGTGCATGCCCATGCGCAGCAGAAGGACGGCACCCTGTTCTATGAGCATTTCCTGAACGGCCAGGCGCCGGATGAGGGCTCTATCTGCGGCTCCGGCGTAGCGTTCTCCGGTATTCTCTGGATGCGACTGGCTAAATATGGTTACACGGAATTCAATGATAATATTGAAAGATCGGCCCGCTGGCTGGTGCGCAACCGCTATGCAGCAGATCATCCTGATCCCAACCTGCGCGGTGGCGTCATTGAGACCAGGGCCCGTTCCAAGAAAGGAAAGATCTGGCTGGTGAACCGGGACATTGCTACTTCATTCGGGATCCGTTTTCTGGTAGATTATCTACATTATAAATACAACTAA
- a CDS encoding glycosyl hydrolase family 28-related protein, with product MKIAHPYCYALSLATLLCFSAATLRAQYYDITRFGAKGDGVTDNTAAIQQAIDSCAITGGKVYFPAGKFLTATLQLRSNITVHVSAGATVLANTDISKYPHLDAGIPFYGELWARQAVFFGKQLDNITLEGSGTLDGQGASFVITTDKKPERYMNRPYLLWFAGCTNVTVKDLQLRNSAFWMQHYLGCSFVNISGLRIWNHSNKNNDMMDIDGCRYVTISNIIGDSDDDGITIKSTSPLVSEYITVTNCVLSSHCNALKFGTESTGGFRNITVSNCIIKPSGQTSTIYGKPAGISGVALEMVDGGIMENVAINNLVIEGTEVPLFIRLGNRARKYRESAAQPGKGVLRNVHLSNILATGSAGIGCALVGLPGSPIEEISLSNISIQSAGGGKAADMGKIIEEKEKDYPEATMFGVLPAYGFYVRHATGLRLNDIRLRYKENEDRPAIVLSDVKGFSVSGLEAQTGSNTPAAVYAEQSSNGVLFQSVQSSGTPLLKTGKGAVNISVTGNSMKSGKK from the coding sequence TTGAAAATTGCTCATCCCTATTGCTATGCCCTATCTCTGGCAACCCTGCTCTGTTTCAGCGCAGCCACCCTTCGTGCGCAGTATTATGATATCACGCGCTTTGGCGCCAAAGGCGACGGTGTAACGGATAATACCGCCGCCATTCAGCAGGCTATCGACAGCTGCGCCATCACAGGCGGTAAGGTCTATTTCCCCGCCGGGAAATTCCTGACAGCCACCCTCCAGCTCAGAAGCAATATCACTGTACATGTATCGGCCGGCGCCACTGTGCTGGCCAATACCGATATCAGCAAATACCCGCACCTGGATGCCGGCATCCCTTTTTACGGGGAGTTATGGGCGCGCCAGGCTGTTTTTTTCGGCAAACAGCTGGACAATATCACGCTGGAAGGCAGCGGCACCCTGGACGGACAGGGCGCCAGCTTTGTGATCACTACCGATAAAAAGCCCGAGCGCTATATGAACCGGCCTTACCTGCTCTGGTTTGCCGGCTGTACCAATGTCACCGTGAAGGATCTGCAGCTGCGCAATTCTGCTTTCTGGATGCAGCATTACCTGGGCTGTTCTTTCGTAAACATAAGCGGCCTGCGTATCTGGAACCATTCCAATAAGAATAATGATATGATGGATATTGATGGCTGCCGGTACGTGACCATCAGCAATATCATTGGCGATTCCGATGACGATGGCATCACCATCAAGAGTACTTCGCCGCTGGTATCTGAATATATCACCGTCACCAACTGTGTGCTGAGCAGTCATTGCAACGCCCTGAAATTTGGCACTGAATCTACCGGCGGTTTCCGGAATATTACCGTATCTAATTGTATCATCAAACCCTCGGGTCAGACCAGCACCATTTACGGCAAGCCGGCCGGCATCAGCGGTGTGGCGTTGGAAATGGTGGATGGTGGTATCATGGAAAATGTAGCTATCAATAACCTGGTGATAGAAGGTACTGAGGTGCCGCTCTTCATCCGCCTCGGCAACCGCGCCCGCAAATACAGGGAATCGGCTGCCCAGCCCGGTAAAGGCGTCCTGCGCAATGTCCATCTCTCCAATATCCTGGCCACCGGGTCTGCCGGCATCGGCTGTGCGCTGGTAGGTCTTCCTGGTTCGCCCATAGAAGAGATCTCCCTGAGTAATATCAGCATTCAGTCGGCCGGAGGAGGCAAAGCCGCAGATATGGGAAAGATCATTGAAGAAAAAGAAAAGGATTACCCGGAAGCCACCATGTTTGGTGTGTTACCTGCCTATGGTTTTTATGTACGGCATGCCACAGGGCTCCGGTTGAATGATATCCGCCTGCGCTATAAGGAGAATGAAGACAGGCCGGCCATTGTGTTATCCGATGTGAAAGGATTTTCCGTCAGTGGCCTGGAAGCACAGACTGGCAGCAATACCCCTGCTGCCGTGTACGCCGAACAAAGCAGTAATGGGGTGTTGTTCCAGTCGGTGCAGTCGTCCGGTACCCCCTTGTTAAAAACAGGGAAGGGCGCCGTCAATATTTCGGTAACGGGTAACAGTATGAAATCGGGGAAAAAATAA
- the murQ gene encoding N-acetylmuramic acid 6-phosphate etherase: MAFDKITEQPSPYRHLEKMPVEELLQHINAEDQTVAIAVKKVLPQVALLAEAIAARMRAGGRLFYIGAGTSGRLGVLDASECPPTYGVPEGLVTGVMAGGDAALRYGIEDAEDNPDQGWPDLEQYGISAADSVIGIAASGTTPYVVGALRESRKRAILTGCIVCNPGSPVAAQADHPIEVIVGPEFVTGSTRMKSGTAQKMILNMISTTVMIRLGRVLDNRMLHMQLSNEKLLDRGARMLMEQSGTVDYTTARALLLQYGSVQAALENL, translated from the coding sequence ATGGCCTTTGATAAGATCACTGAACAGCCCTCTCCGTACAGGCACCTGGAAAAAATGCCGGTGGAAGAGCTATTGCAGCATATCAATGCAGAAGACCAGACGGTGGCCATAGCCGTTAAAAAAGTGCTGCCACAGGTGGCGTTGCTGGCGGAAGCGATAGCCGCCCGTATGCGTGCCGGTGGCAGACTTTTTTATATTGGCGCAGGCACCAGCGGCCGGCTGGGTGTGCTGGATGCCAGCGAATGCCCGCCAACCTATGGGGTGCCCGAAGGGCTGGTGACCGGTGTCATGGCCGGTGGCGATGCCGCCCTCCGCTATGGCATAGAGGATGCGGAGGATAACCCGGACCAGGGCTGGCCGGATCTGGAGCAGTATGGTATCAGTGCGGCAGATAGTGTCATCGGCATTGCCGCCAGTGGTACTACTCCCTACGTGGTGGGAGCCCTGCGCGAAAGCCGGAAAAGAGCCATCCTGACCGGCTGCATTGTTTGTAACCCGGGCAGTCCCGTGGCGGCACAGGCTGATCATCCCATTGAAGTGATCGTAGGGCCGGAGTTTGTAACCGGCAGTACCCGTATGAAAAGCGGCACCGCCCAGAAAATGATCCTGAATATGATCTCGACTACCGTCATGATCCGGCTGGGCCGGGTCCTGGACAACCGGATGCTGCATATGCAGCTCAGCAATGAAAAATTGCTGGACCGTGGCGCCAGGATGCTGATGGAGCAGTCAGGCACGGTGGATTATACAACCGCCAGGGCATTGCTGCTGCAATACGGCAGTGTGCAGGCGGCCCTGGAAAACCTTTAA